From Campylobacter upsaliensis, the proteins below share one genomic window:
- a CDS encoding response regulator transcription factor — translation MMKVLMIEDDADFAQLLSEYLVQFNINITNYESPKNALNDGLDGYDCLILDLTLPGIDGLEVCKEIRAKSHIPIIISSARGDLSDKVMGLQIGADDYLPKPYDPKEMYARIISLVRRSKRIEENTKESVNSDFKVDKRRHEISCNGRPLTLTPAEYEILEYLISQHGLSISREQLVSHCKSLRDRDSKSLDVIIGRLRTKIGDNSRAPKYIFSVRGIGYKLVG, via the coding sequence ATATTTAGTGCAATTTAATATTAACATCACAAATTACGAATCTCCTAAAAACGCCCTAAATGATGGACTTGATGGGTATGATTGTCTTATTTTGGACCTCACTTTACCGGGCATTGATGGGCTTGAGGTGTGTAAAGAGATAAGAGCAAAAAGCCATATCCCCATTATCATTTCTTCTGCTAGAGGCGATTTAAGCGATAAGGTTATGGGGCTTCAAATCGGTGCTGATGATTATTTGCCAAAACCTTATGATCCTAAAGAGATGTATGCGAGAATCATAAGCCTAGTTCGCCGCAGCAAAAGGATAGAAGAAAACACCAAAGAAAGCGTTAATTCGGACTTTAAAGTCGATAAAAGACGCCACGAAATTTCTTGTAATGGTCGCCCACTTACCCTCACTCCAGCCGAGTATGAAATTTTAGAATACCTCATCTCCCAACACGGACTTTCCATTTCAAGAGAGCAGTTAGTAAGCCACTGCAAAAGCTTAAGAGATAGGGACTCCAAAAGCCTTGATGTGATTATAGGTCGTTTAAGAACTAAAATAGGTGATAATTCAAGAGCCCCTAAATATATCTTTTCTGTTAGAGGTATAGGATATAAACTCGTAGGATGA
- the recR gene encoding recombination mediator RecR, with translation MAYKGLEKFNELVESFANLPTIGKKTAIRLALYICMQNPLEGMKLSHNIENALRFIKSCKQCGALSENELCEICTDTQRDENLICLVENAKDILILEESGGYNGFYFVLNELNEEKLSKLKAMIEKLKSKELIFALTHSVHSDATIFFIEENLKNLELKLSKIAQGIPSGVNLENVDFISLHRAMNFRTKIH, from the coding sequence ATGGCTTATAAGGGCTTAGAAAAATTTAACGAATTAGTTGAAAGCTTTGCCAATCTTCCCACCATAGGCAAAAAAACGGCAATTCGCCTAGCTTTATATATTTGTATGCAAAATCCTTTGGAGGGTATGAAGCTCTCTCATAATATAGAAAACGCCCTAAGATTTATCAAAAGCTGTAAGCAATGTGGGGCTTTAAGTGAAAATGAACTTTGTGAAATTTGCACAGATACTCAAAGAGATGAAAACCTCATTTGCCTTGTGGAAAACGCTAAGGATATTTTAATCCTAGAGGAAAGCGGCGGATATAATGGCTTTTACTTCGTCCTTAATGAATTAAACGAAGAAAAATTAAGCAAACTAAAAGCAATGATAGAAAAATTAAAAAGCAAGGAGCTTATTTTTGCACTAACTCACAGCGTTCATTCTGACGCAACAATCTTCTTCATAGAAGAAAATTTGAAAAATTTAGAATTAAAATTAAGTAAGATAGCGCAAGGAATTCCAAGCGGAGTGAATTTAGAAAATGTCGATTTCATCTCTCTTCACCGCGCTATGAATTTCCGCACTAAAATCCACTAA
- a CDS encoding ArsS family sensor histidine kinase, protein MIQTYTIRSKLIILFTLTFAIVCVLFVVLLQIEENAYNEKVNVKQADLIKFLVASKKRSYLNNDLKKDLENMGFKELEPNSLTQTIHKKAEKLFEAKERDCSFSSLLYHHNIYLSISCEHFNGIFKQKDNDRIYGLLLASFFFFAFLFIFMYFSVLNSLKPFKKLKNEIIKINSNETPNFKGYSKDEIGMIALEFDKAYRKNQDLIHSRQLFLRTIMHELKTPIGKGRIIAEMTKDEKQKTRLIEIFERMNNLINEFAKIENLFSKNYNLILENHHFSTFLNEAKNSLLRDDFDKVIKINLHNDPIINADREIFSLIIKNLLDNALKYSINGTCELECFEHYFVIKNQGQALEHPLEFYIKAFTRDKNTKDKEGMGLGLYIIYEVCKLHNFELKYEFKEQTHHFEIFFGENNGL, encoded by the coding sequence ATGATACAAACTTACACGATACGCTCTAAGCTTATAATCCTCTTCACCCTTACTTTCGCTATCGTTTGCGTTCTTTTTGTCGTGCTTTTGCAGATAGAAGAAAATGCTTATAATGAAAAGGTCAATGTTAAACAAGCAGATCTTATCAAATTTCTAGTCGCTAGCAAAAAAAGAAGTTATTTAAACAATGATCTTAAAAAAGACCTTGAAAATATGGGCTTTAAAGAGCTAGAGCCAAATTCTCTCACGCAAACCATACATAAAAAAGCCGAAAAGCTTTTCGAAGCTAAGGAACGCGACTGCTCTTTTTCTTCCTTACTTTATCATCATAATATTTATCTTAGCATTAGTTGCGAACATTTTAATGGAATTTTCAAGCAAAAAGACAATGATAGAATTTATGGACTTTTGCTTGCTAGCTTTTTCTTTTTTGCCTTTTTGTTTATTTTTATGTATTTTTCTGTATTAAATTCCCTAAAACCTTTCAAAAAACTTAAAAATGAAATTATTAAAATTAATAGCAACGAAACGCCCAACTTTAAAGGCTACTCCAAAGATGAAATAGGTATGATCGCCTTAGAATTTGACAAGGCTTATCGCAAAAATCAAGATCTTATCCACTCAAGGCAGCTTTTCTTAAGGACCATTATGCACGAGCTTAAAACGCCTATTGGTAAGGGCAGAATTATCGCTGAAATGACCAAAGATGAAAAGCAAAAAACTCGCCTTATAGAAATTTTTGAAAGAATGAATAACCTCATCAACGAATTTGCCAAAATAGAAAATCTTTTTTCAAAAAATTACAATCTTATTCTTGAAAATCACCATTTTAGCACCTTTTTAAATGAAGCGAAAAATTCTCTTTTAAGAGATGATTTTGACAAAGTAATTAAAATTAATTTACATAATGACCCTATTATTAACGCTGATAGAGAAATTTTTTCTCTCATTATTAAAAATCTTTTGGATAATGCCCTTAAATACTCCATAAACGGCACTTGTGAGCTGGAGTGTTTTGAGCATTATTTTGTGATTAAAAACCAAGGACAAGCCCTAGAGCATCCTTTAGAATTTTATATTAAAGCCTTTACACGCGATAAAAACACAAAAGATAAAGAAGGTATGGGGCTTGGGCTTTATATTATTTATGAAGTATGTAAATTACACAACTTTGAATTAAAGTATGAATTTAAAGAACAAACACATCATTTTGAGATTTTTTTTGGAGAAAATAATGGCTTATAA
- the yedF gene encoding sulfurtransferase-like selenium metabolism protein YedF: MKINYSLNLEGEACPYPAIATLDALDELKSGEILEVLCDCPQSIHSIPNDVKNRGSKVLEIDQDGPTLRFLIQKI, encoded by the coding sequence ATGAAGATCAATTATAGTTTAAATTTAGAGGGTGAGGCTTGTCCTTACCCTGCCATTGCGACCTTAGATGCTTTAGATGAGCTTAAAAGTGGGGAAATTTTAGAGGTGCTTTGTGATTGTCCGCAAAGCATACACTCTATCCCAAATGATGTGAAAAATAGAGGCTCTAAGGTGCTTGAAATCGATCAAGATGGACCAACTTTGCGTTTTTTAATCCAAAAAATTTAG